A DNA window from Rhodococcus sp. Z13 contains the following coding sequences:
- a CDS encoding response regulator, with translation MPRVFLVDDHEIVRRGLVDLLSSVPDFTVVGEAASVGEALARIPDSGADVVVLDVRLPDGNGVELCRELRARLPELRALMLTSYADDEALFDAIMAGASGFVLKQILGTDLVAAIRTVGEGGSLLDSRATAALMERIRASRTADPLAELSEQERAVFELIGEGLTNREIAERLFLAEKTVKNYVSRLLAKLGMQRRTQAAVLATELRKERGQSPS, from the coding sequence ATGCCCCGCGTGTTTCTCGTCGACGATCACGAAATCGTCCGGCGCGGCCTGGTGGATCTGCTGAGCAGTGTTCCCGACTTCACCGTGGTCGGGGAGGCCGCGTCGGTGGGCGAGGCGCTGGCCCGCATCCCCGACAGCGGCGCCGACGTCGTCGTGCTCGACGTGCGCCTGCCCGACGGCAACGGGGTGGAACTGTGCCGCGAGTTGCGGGCCCGCCTGCCGGAACTGCGGGCGCTGATGCTCACCTCCTACGCCGACGACGAGGCGCTGTTCGACGCGATCATGGCCGGCGCCTCCGGCTTCGTCCTCAAGCAGATCCTCGGCACCGACCTCGTCGCCGCGATCCGCACCGTCGGCGAGGGTGGATCGCTGCTCGACAGCCGCGCCACCGCGGCGCTCATGGAACGTATCCGGGCCTCGCGCACCGCCGACCCGCTCGCCGAGCTCTCCGAACAGGAACGCGCCGTCTTCGAACTCATCGGTGAGGGCCTGACCAACCGCGAGATCGCCGAGCGCCTGTTCCTCGCCGAGAAGACCGTGAAGAACTACGTCTCACGCCTGCTCGCGAAGCTCGGCATGCAGCGCCGCACCCAGGCCGCGGTGCTCGCGACGGAACTGCGCAAGGAGCGCGGGCAGAGCCCGTCCTGA
- a CDS encoding GAF domain-containing sensor histidine kinase, with amino-acid sequence MSETPDVAIDTLLAELRDRLDDSVDAPTTLRGLLEAVLVVGSGLELDSMLQRIVSAATALLDARYGALGVRAADGGLSEFVYVGINPKQRETMGHLPEGRGILGLLINDPRPVRLADLSKHPASIGFPSNHPPMKSFLGTPIMVRGKVFGSIYLTEKLGAPEFTEEDEVILKVLAMSAGVAVENARLFEGSLTRERWLTAMASINSRLLMGGSVDETLSMLVGQVRELARCTGVYIVLVDGTHGTLRAASPGTPYGEDVRIDLTGSPVLQALRGRQVVHLDSLEGLPPVGNGDEGHAVVLSLSATSTVTGVLIATREGGSEPWDEEGVARFESMANLAAVALEFAEQQRKKRLLDVLADRDRIAQDLHDNVIQRLFATGMSLQSCTADGVSEERRVELVRHAIEQLDRTVREIRTTIFDLHTTGAAASSSLRRRLLDVVGDLSVHSAVAPNVQFAGPIDTMVPSRIHPHAEAVLREGLSNALRHSQSDNIIVAVSVQDDFRIEIVDDGKGIPDTPRRSGLNNLERRAQQCGGTFEIGPGDGCGTRIVWRVPI; translated from the coding sequence ATGAGCGAGACCCCCGACGTCGCCATCGACACCCTGCTCGCCGAGCTGCGCGACCGCCTGGACGACTCGGTCGACGCCCCCACCACGCTGCGGGGTCTGCTCGAGGCCGTGCTGGTCGTGGGGTCGGGTCTCGAACTCGACTCGATGCTCCAGCGCATCGTCTCCGCTGCGACGGCCCTGCTCGATGCCCGGTACGGCGCCCTCGGTGTGCGCGCCGCCGACGGCGGGCTGTCGGAATTCGTGTACGTCGGGATCAACCCGAAGCAGCGCGAGACGATGGGGCACCTGCCCGAGGGCCGCGGCATCCTGGGCCTGCTCATCAACGATCCGCGGCCGGTCCGGCTCGCCGACCTGTCGAAGCATCCCGCCTCCATCGGGTTCCCGTCGAACCATCCGCCGATGAAGAGCTTCCTCGGAACTCCGATCATGGTGCGCGGCAAGGTGTTCGGGAGCATCTACCTCACCGAGAAGCTGGGCGCTCCGGAGTTCACCGAAGAGGACGAGGTGATCCTCAAGGTCCTCGCCATGTCCGCGGGTGTGGCCGTCGAGAACGCGCGACTGTTCGAGGGATCACTGACCCGCGAACGATGGCTCACCGCAATGGCATCCATCAACTCCCGGTTGCTGATGGGCGGCTCGGTGGACGAGACGCTGTCCATGCTCGTCGGCCAGGTCCGCGAACTCGCCCGCTGCACCGGGGTGTACATCGTGCTCGTCGACGGCACCCACGGCACCCTGCGCGCCGCCTCCCCCGGGACGCCGTACGGCGAGGACGTCCGCATCGACCTCACCGGATCCCCTGTGCTGCAAGCACTCAGAGGGCGTCAGGTGGTGCACCTCGACAGTCTCGAGGGGCTGCCGCCCGTCGGCAACGGCGACGAGGGCCACGCGGTGGTGCTGTCCCTGTCCGCCACCTCGACGGTCACGGGCGTGCTCATCGCGACCCGCGAGGGCGGCTCCGAACCCTGGGACGAGGAGGGCGTGGCCCGCTTCGAGTCGATGGCGAACCTCGCGGCGGTGGCACTCGAATTCGCCGAGCAGCAACGCAAGAAGCGTCTGCTCGACGTGCTCGCCGACCGCGACCGGATCGCACAGGACCTGCACGACAACGTCATCCAGCGCCTGTTCGCCACCGGCATGAGCCTGCAGAGCTGCACGGCCGACGGGGTGAGCGAGGAGCGGCGCGTCGAGCTGGTGCGGCACGCGATCGAGCAGCTCGACCGCACGGTGCGCGAGATCCGCACAACCATCTTCGATCTGCACACCACCGGCGCCGCCGCCTCGAGCAGTCTGCGGCGACGCCTGCTCGACGTCGTCGGCGACCTGAGCGTACACTCGGCGGTCGCACCGAACGTCCAGTTCGCCGGCCCGATCGACACGATGGTGCCGTCCCGCATCCACCCGCACGCGGAAGCCGTGCTGCGCGAAGGGCTGAGCAACGCGCTACGGCACTCGCAGTCCGACAACATCATCGTCGCGGTGTCGGTGCAGGACGACTTCCGGATCGAGATCGTCGACGACGGGAAGGGCATTCCCGACACACCGCGGCGCAGCGGCCTGAACAATCTCGAACGACGCGCACAGCAGTGCGGCGGAACGTTCGAGATCGGTCCCGGCGACGGGTGCGGCACCCGCATCGTGTGGCGGGTGCCGATCTGA
- a CDS encoding alpha/beta family hydrolase, giving the protein MSVEPLDTGIVAGHLHLPEDSPRGAVALTHGAGGNCDARILQLMCSRFADAGFLALRYDLPFRRRKPKGPPQPSRAAEDREGVAAAAAELRERVSGPLLLGGVSYGGRQTSMLAADEPDIADALVLLSYPLHPPGKPERARTEHLPEITVPTVFVHGDRDPFGSPDEMRQALTLVSGATTFVEVTGAAHDLSRAKSDPSESAVPAALHLLAVKS; this is encoded by the coding sequence GTGAGTGTCGAACCGCTGGACACCGGCATCGTGGCCGGTCACCTGCATCTTCCCGAGGACAGCCCGCGGGGTGCCGTCGCACTGACGCACGGCGCCGGGGGCAACTGCGACGCCCGGATCCTGCAGCTGATGTGCTCCCGGTTCGCCGACGCCGGCTTCCTCGCCCTGCGCTACGACCTGCCGTTCCGCCGGCGCAAGCCCAAGGGACCACCACAGCCGTCCCGCGCCGCGGAGGACCGCGAGGGTGTGGCCGCCGCGGCCGCGGAGCTCCGTGAACGCGTGTCCGGGCCCCTGCTGCTCGGCGGCGTCTCCTACGGTGGCCGGCAGACGTCGATGCTCGCGGCCGACGAACCGGACATCGCCGACGCCCTCGTCCTGCTCTCCTATCCCCTGCACCCGCCGGGGAAGCCGGAGAGGGCCCGCACCGAGCACCTGCCGGAGATCACGGTGCCGACGGTGTTCGTGCACGGCGACCGCGATCCCTTCGGCAGCCCGGACGAGATGCGGCAGGCACTCACGCTCGTGTCCGGCGCCACGACCTTCGTCGAGGTCACCGGCGCCGCCCACGATCTGAGCCGCGCCAAGTCGGATCCGTCGGAGTCCGCCGTGCCCGCCGCTCTCCACCTGCTGGCGGTGAAGTCATGA
- a CDS encoding DUF2243 domain-containing protein, which yields MRHSAISGALLGVAFVAAIDEIVFHQILGWHHFYDRSTPAVGLASDGLLHTAELLVLVAGFALLADVHRRHALAVRHLWAALLMGAGAFQLFDGLVNHKVFRVHRIRYDVDVLPYDLAWLGAAAVLLIAGAVLWWSARRSARTTELPGG from the coding sequence GTGCGGCACTCCGCGATCAGTGGTGCCCTCCTCGGTGTGGCGTTCGTGGCCGCGATCGACGAGATCGTCTTCCACCAGATCCTCGGTTGGCACCATTTCTACGACCGCTCCACACCCGCGGTCGGACTCGCGTCCGACGGTCTGCTGCACACGGCCGAGTTGCTCGTGCTCGTAGCGGGATTCGCGTTGCTCGCGGACGTGCACCGCAGACACGCCCTGGCGGTACGGCACCTCTGGGCAGCGCTGCTCATGGGCGCGGGCGCGTTCCAGTTGTTCGACGGGCTGGTGAACCACAAGGTGTTCCGCGTCCATCGGATCCGGTACGACGTCGACGTCCTGCCCTACGACCTGGCATGGCTCGGGGCGGCGGCCGTCCTCCTGATCGCCGGTGCCGTCCTGTGGTGGTCGGCGCGGCGGAGCGCCCGGACCACCGAGCTTCCGGGCGGATAG
- a CDS encoding cytochrome c oxidase assembly protein yields the protein MHEHAMHTGPGTLALVVPIAAAVGAALYIGAAVRLRRRGDAWPWWRDASVTAGAGAVAAAAVLPLVTATVSPLPGGPFTAHMTGHLLVGMVGPLLVVLGRPVTLLLRTVPVGHARTGLLRVLHSRPAALLTGPAVAAVLDMGGLWVLYRTPLFAAMHDDVLVATVVHLHVFAAGMLFTVAICHLDPLRRRYGLVHPAVVLLLAGAAHSVLAKSLYAQAPPGTTFDASDLEAGAQLMYYGGDAVGLALAVVLAVRWYGEAGRVRERHFRSRDIRLSARTFPPV from the coding sequence GTGCACGAGCATGCGATGCACACGGGACCGGGCACACTCGCCCTCGTCGTGCCGATCGCGGCGGCGGTGGGGGCCGCGCTGTACATCGGAGCGGCCGTGCGGCTCCGGCGCCGCGGCGACGCGTGGCCGTGGTGGCGTGACGCGAGTGTCACCGCAGGTGCCGGTGCCGTCGCGGCCGCAGCGGTGCTGCCTCTCGTCACCGCGACGGTGTCGCCACTGCCCGGTGGTCCGTTCACCGCCCACATGACCGGACATCTGCTCGTCGGCATGGTCGGGCCCCTGCTTGTCGTGCTGGGCCGCCCGGTGACACTGCTGCTGAGGACCGTGCCGGTGGGGCACGCCCGCACCGGTCTGCTCAGGGTGCTGCACTCGCGACCGGCCGCTCTGCTGACGGGGCCGGCGGTCGCGGCCGTGCTGGACATGGGTGGGCTGTGGGTGCTCTACCGGACGCCGTTGTTCGCGGCGATGCACGACGACGTGCTCGTCGCGACGGTCGTCCACCTGCACGTCTTCGCCGCGGGGATGCTCTTCACCGTCGCGATCTGCCACCTCGATCCGCTTCGCCGCAGGTACGGTCTCGTCCATCCGGCGGTGGTGCTGCTCCTGGCCGGCGCGGCCCATTCGGTGCTGGCGAAGTCGCTGTATGCGCAGGCGCCTCCCGGCACGACGTTCGACGCGTCCGACCTCGAGGCCGGTGCCCAGCTGATGTACTACGGCGGAGACGCGGTCGGGCTCGCCCTGGCCGTCGTGCTCGCGGTCCGCTGGTACGGCGAGGCGGGGCGGGTCCGTGAGCGTCACTTCAGAAGCCGGGACATCCGCCTGTCGGCGAGGACCTTCCCTCCGGTCTGA
- a CDS encoding Fpg/Nei family DNA glycosylase, producing the protein MPELPEVEALAVFLREHAVGSVIGRIDVAALSVLQTADPPITALQGRDVTGAERFGKFLAIEASGLHLVTHLSRAGWLRWLDEPSPAPPKLGRGPLALRVHLFAPDATTPAFDLTEAGTRKRLAVWVVDDPRQVPGLARLGPDALALTRDEFAALLSGTSSRLKTLLTDQQVLAGIGNAYSDEILHVAQLSPFATAGRLDEDEVTALFGAMRSVLTDAVTRSVGQDAARLKGEKRSGLRVHGRTGLPCPVCGDTVREVSYSDRSFQYCPTCQTGGKVLADRRMSRLLK; encoded by the coding sequence ATGCCCGAGCTCCCCGAGGTGGAAGCACTCGCGGTGTTCCTGCGCGAGCACGCGGTCGGCAGCGTGATCGGCCGCATCGACGTCGCGGCCCTGAGCGTGCTGCAGACCGCCGACCCGCCGATCACGGCTCTGCAGGGACGCGACGTCACCGGAGCGGAGCGCTTCGGCAAGTTCCTCGCGATCGAGGCGTCGGGACTGCACCTGGTCACCCATCTGTCGCGCGCGGGCTGGCTGCGCTGGCTCGACGAGCCGTCGCCGGCACCCCCGAAACTGGGCCGCGGTCCGCTGGCGCTGCGGGTGCACCTGTTCGCCCCCGATGCGACGACCCCGGCCTTCGACCTCACCGAGGCCGGTACGAGGAAGCGGCTCGCGGTGTGGGTCGTCGACGATCCGCGGCAGGTGCCCGGCCTCGCCCGGCTCGGGCCCGATGCGCTCGCCCTCACGCGCGACGAGTTCGCGGCGCTGCTGTCCGGTACCTCGTCGCGGCTGAAGACCCTGCTCACCGACCAGCAGGTCCTGGCCGGCATCGGCAACGCCTATTCGGACGAGATCCTGCACGTCGCGCAGCTGTCGCCGTTCGCGACCGCCGGCCGCCTGGACGAGGACGAGGTGACCGCCCTGTTCGGCGCGATGCGGTCGGTGCTCACCGATGCCGTCACCCGCTCGGTCGGGCAGGACGCGGCGCGACTGAAGGGCGAGAAGCGGTCGGGTCTGCGCGTGCACGGGCGCACCGGGCTGCCGTGCCCGGTCTGTGGGGACACCGTCCGCGAGGTCTCCTACAGCGACCGGTCGTTCCAGTACTGCCCCACCTGTCAGACCGGAGGGAAGGTCCTCGCCGACAGGCGGATGTCCCGGCTTCTGAAGTGA
- a CDS encoding thymidylate synthase, which translates to MTVSTPYEDLLRLILETGAEKADRTGTGTRSLFGHQMRFDLSEGFPLITTKKVHLKSIVYELLWFLRGDSNVKWLQDHGVTIWDEWAGPDGDLGPVYGVQWRSWPTPDGQHIDQIGQVIETLRTDPDSRRILVSAWNVAELDRMALMPCHAFFQFYVADGRLSCQLYQRSADMFLGVPFNIASYALLTHMVAQQTGLAPGEFIWTGGDCHIYSNHIEQVTEQLTREPYPYPTLKLHPRDSIFDYRYEDVEVVGYRHHPAIKAPVAV; encoded by the coding sequence GTGACTGTGTCGACGCCCTACGAAGACCTCCTGCGCCTGATCCTCGAGACCGGAGCGGAGAAGGCCGACCGCACCGGGACGGGCACGCGGAGCCTGTTCGGCCACCAGATGCGCTTCGACCTGTCCGAGGGCTTCCCGCTGATCACCACCAAGAAGGTGCACCTGAAGTCCATCGTCTACGAGCTGCTGTGGTTCCTGCGCGGCGACTCCAACGTCAAGTGGCTGCAGGACCACGGCGTGACCATCTGGGACGAGTGGGCCGGACCGGACGGCGACCTCGGGCCCGTCTACGGCGTGCAGTGGCGCTCGTGGCCGACCCCCGACGGGCAGCACATCGACCAGATCGGCCAGGTGATCGAGACCCTGCGCACCGACCCCGACTCGCGGCGCATCCTCGTGTCGGCGTGGAACGTCGCCGAGCTCGACCGGATGGCGCTCATGCCGTGCCACGCCTTCTTCCAGTTCTACGTGGCCGACGGCAGGCTCAGCTGCCAGCTCTACCAGCGCAGCGCCGACATGTTCCTCGGCGTGCCGTTCAACATCGCCAGCTACGCGCTGCTCACCCACATGGTTGCCCAGCAGACCGGTCTCGCGCCCGGCGAGTTCATCTGGACCGGCGGTGACTGCCACATCTACTCGAACCACATCGAGCAGGTCACCGAGCAGCTCACCCGCGAGCCCTATCCCTACCCGACGCTGAAGCTGCACCCGCGCGACTCGATCTTCGACTATCGCTACGAGGACGTCGAGGTGGTCGGCTACCGGCATCACCCGGCGATCAAGGCGCCGGTGGCCGTCTGA